A genome region from Bradyrhizobium commune includes the following:
- a CDS encoding L,D-transpeptidase family protein: protein MRDCLNHRRGYDRVLMTVAATFLTVSAGSALAQDQARSSAAELAIEAAIPRPEPANVPPPTAADVKLDTTATVQDAQKDVAKEPVKAEAAPAPEKVETKPSDVATTPATEAPKSETAKTEPAKTEPAKADTAAAPAAPAAAAATPAEPPKDVAKEQPAAEPVKAASNVPAADQPVADKLKDMIAAKSVRYLDRKNERAAIEKFYGTRDFAPVWTQGGNLTAAAKGVIARLKDAASDGLNPADYPVPDFAAATTPDALADAELKLTASMFDYARQAQSGRMHWSQVSADILYPEHPVDPSEVLAKVTTAADASAALDSYNPPQKLYKELKAKLAQLRGQGDGPVIEITDGPTLKYTPAKGKKQAEIVVEDPRVPQLRAKLGVTENPNDERYDATVAEAVRKFQDGAEMKATGVLDAPTVKALNSPKRDKQIDTVLVNMERWRWLPRDLGVPSLGDAYVILNIPDYTLKVMQHGQQAWTTRVVTGKPGQHATPLLTETMKYITVNPTWNVPPSIVYGEYLPALQQDPTVLQRMGLKLEQNRDGSVHISQPPGEANALGRIRFNFPNKFLVYQHDTPDKYLFAKDERAFSHGCMRVQNPDQYASVLLNIAMPNEHYTPERIRGMYGSGEIDLKFPTPIPVNITYQTAFVDDGGKLQFRKDVYGRDATMLNILKNGRGKDLENVVAHSQPSYSRPATTLPSGVAFANNGGSSGPNFFERLFGAPTPPPAPVGRRPQRVFTR from the coding sequence ATGCGTGACTGTTTGAACCACCGTCGAGGCTATGACCGCGTTTTGATGACGGTCGCGGCAACCTTCCTCACGGTGTCTGCCGGCTCGGCCCTGGCACAGGATCAGGCGCGCAGCAGCGCCGCCGAGCTCGCGATCGAAGCCGCGATCCCGCGCCCCGAGCCCGCCAACGTCCCGCCCCCGACCGCAGCCGACGTCAAGCTCGACACCACCGCCACGGTGCAGGACGCCCAGAAGGATGTAGCGAAAGAGCCCGTGAAAGCTGAAGCTGCTCCGGCACCCGAGAAGGTCGAGACCAAGCCCTCCGACGTCGCCACGACGCCCGCCACCGAGGCGCCGAAGAGCGAGACGGCCAAGACCGAACCCGCGAAGACCGAGCCGGCAAAGGCCGATACCGCCGCGGCACCAGCCGCTCCCGCCGCCGCAGCAGCCACTCCGGCCGAACCGCCGAAGGACGTCGCCAAGGAGCAGCCGGCCGCCGAGCCGGTGAAGGCCGCGAGCAACGTTCCGGCCGCCGACCAGCCGGTTGCCGACAAGCTCAAGGACATGATCGCCGCCAAGAGCGTGCGCTACCTTGATCGCAAGAACGAGCGCGCGGCAATCGAGAAGTTTTACGGTACACGCGACTTCGCCCCGGTCTGGACCCAGGGCGGCAACCTCACCGCCGCGGCCAAGGGCGTGATCGCGCGGCTGAAGGATGCGGCCTCCGACGGCCTCAATCCGGCTGACTATCCGGTGCCGGATTTCGCCGCCGCCACGACGCCCGATGCGCTCGCCGATGCCGAGCTGAAGCTCACCGCCAGCATGTTCGACTATGCGCGCCAGGCGCAGAGCGGCCGCATGCACTGGTCGCAGGTCAGCGCCGATATCCTCTATCCCGAGCATCCGGTCGACCCGAGCGAGGTGCTCGCCAAGGTCACGACCGCGGCCGACGCCTCCGCGGCGCTCGACAGCTACAACCCGCCGCAGAAGCTCTACAAGGAGCTGAAGGCGAAGCTCGCGCAGCTGCGCGGCCAGGGCGATGGTCCGGTGATCGAGATCACCGACGGCCCGACGCTGAAATACACGCCGGCCAAGGGCAAGAAGCAGGCCGAAATCGTGGTCGAAGATCCGCGCGTGCCGCAGCTCCGCGCCAAGCTCGGCGTCACCGAGAACCCCAATGACGAGCGCTACGACGCGACCGTCGCCGAAGCCGTGCGAAAATTCCAGGACGGCGCCGAGATGAAGGCGACCGGCGTGCTCGACGCGCCGACCGTGAAGGCGCTGAACAGCCCGAAGCGCGACAAGCAGATCGACACCGTGCTGGTGAACATGGAGCGCTGGCGCTGGCTGCCGCGCGACCTCGGCGTGCCCTCGCTCGGCGACGCCTATGTCATCCTCAACATCCCCGACTATACGCTCAAGGTGATGCAGCACGGCCAGCAGGCCTGGACCACCCGCGTCGTCACCGGCAAGCCCGGCCAGCATGCAACCCCGCTGCTGACCGAGACGATGAAGTACATCACGGTCAACCCGACCTGGAACGTGCCGCCGTCGATCGTCTATGGCGAATATCTGCCAGCGCTTCAGCAGGACCCGACCGTGCTTCAGCGCATGGGCCTGAAGCTCGAGCAGAACCGCGACGGCTCCGTGCACATCTCGCAGCCGCCCGGTGAAGCCAACGCGCTCGGCCGGATCCGCTTCAACTTCCCGAACAAGTTCCTGGTCTATCAGCACGACACGCCGGACAAGTATTTGTTTGCCAAAGACGAGCGCGCCTTCAGCCACGGCTGCATGCGTGTGCAGAATCCGGATCAGTACGCCTCGGTGCTGCTCAACATCGCGATGCCGAACGAGCACTACACCCCGGAGCGCATCCGCGGCATGTACGGTTCGGGTGAGATCGACCTGAAATTCCCCACCCCGATCCCGGTCAACATCACCTATCAGACCGCGTTCGTGGACGACGGCGGCAAGCTGCAATTCCGCAAGGACGTCTATGGCCGCGACGCGACCATGCTCAACATCCTGAAGAACGGCCGCGGCAAGGACCTCGAGAACGTCGTGGCACACTCGCAGCCGAGCTATTCGCGCCCGGCGACGACGCTGCCGTCCGGCGTGGCGTTCGCCAACAATGGCGGCTCTTCGGGTCCGAACTTCTTCGAGCGGCTGTTCGGGGCACCGACCCCGCCGCCGGCTCCGGTCGGCCGCCGGCCTCAGCGGGTATTCACCCGCTGA
- a CDS encoding sigma-54-dependent transcriptional regulator: protein MAASILIADDDAVARRLVENMVQKCGYETVVVESGDAALATLTAPDAPAIDAVILDLVMPGLDGMGVLAKIREAGLSVPVIVQTAHGGIDNVISAMRAGAADFVVKPVGMERLQVSLRNALNASALKGELQRIRHSREGRLTFSDIITRAEAMAPVMRAAQKAANSSIPVLIEGESGVGKEMFARAIHGSGERKAKPFVAVNCGAIPDNLVESILFGHEKGAFTGATERHTGKFLEAHGGTLFLDEISELPLTAQVKLLRALQEGAVEAVGGRKPVKIDVRIISATNRKLLERVKQGHFREDLFYRLHVLPLTIPSLKARREDIPHLLRYFLARFAAEENRPITGISGEAVAHLSQLDWPGNIRQLENAVYRAVVMSEGDQLGLDDFPLLASHPHSVTEIPTAPLMIEPIGAPAMVSGSEIPIAPLPSTGTLAMLTPTGDVRALEDMENEIIRFAISHYRGQMSEVARRLKIGRSTLYRKLDEAGVQGHGGKSGEETH from the coding sequence ATGGCTGCCAGTATTTTGATCGCCGACGACGACGCTGTAGCCCGCCGGCTGGTCGAGAACATGGTGCAGAAATGCGGCTATGAGACGGTCGTCGTCGAATCCGGCGACGCGGCGCTCGCCACCCTCACCGCCCCCGATGCGCCGGCCATCGACGCCGTCATCCTCGATCTCGTGATGCCGGGCCTCGACGGCATGGGCGTCTTGGCGAAAATCCGCGAAGCGGGCCTTAGCGTGCCCGTCATCGTGCAGACCGCCCACGGCGGCATCGACAACGTGATCTCGGCGATGCGCGCCGGCGCCGCCGATTTCGTGGTCAAGCCGGTCGGCATGGAGCGGCTTCAGGTCTCGTTGCGCAACGCGCTCAACGCCTCAGCGCTCAAGGGCGAATTGCAGCGCATTCGTCATAGCCGCGAAGGACGGTTGACCTTCTCCGACATCATCACTCGCGCCGAGGCGATGGCACCGGTGATGCGCGCGGCACAGAAGGCGGCGAACTCGTCGATCCCCGTGCTGATCGAAGGTGAGTCCGGCGTCGGCAAGGAAATGTTCGCGCGCGCCATCCATGGCAGCGGCGAGCGCAAGGCAAAACCGTTCGTCGCGGTCAATTGCGGCGCGATCCCCGACAACCTCGTCGAGTCCATCCTGTTCGGCCACGAGAAGGGCGCCTTCACCGGCGCGACCGAGCGGCACACGGGCAAATTCCTCGAGGCCCATGGCGGCACGCTGTTTCTGGACGAGATCAGCGAGCTGCCGCTGACCGCGCAGGTCAAGCTGCTGCGCGCGCTCCAGGAGGGCGCCGTTGAAGCCGTCGGCGGCCGCAAGCCGGTCAAGATCGACGTCCGCATCATCTCCGCGACCAACCGCAAGTTGCTGGAGCGGGTGAAGCAGGGCCACTTCCGGGAAGATCTGTTCTATCGCCTGCACGTGCTGCCGCTGACGATCCCCTCGCTCAAGGCCCGGCGCGAGGACATCCCGCATCTCCTGCGCTATTTCCTGGCGCGCTTTGCCGCCGAAGAGAACCGTCCGATCACTGGCATCAGCGGCGAGGCCGTAGCGCATCTCTCTCAGCTCGACTGGCCCGGCAACATCCGTCAGCTCGAAAATGCGGTCTACCGCGCCGTGGTGATGAGCGAAGGCGACCAGCTTGGTCTGGACGACTTCCCGCTGCTCGCCTCGCATCCGCATTCCGTCACGGAGATTCCGACCGCACCGCTGATGATCGAGCCGATCGGGGCGCCTGCCATGGTATCGGGTAGTGAAATACCCATCGCCCCGCTGCCCTCGACCGGGACCCTCGCCATGCTGACCCCAACCGGCGACGTCCGCGCGCTGGAGGACATGGAGAACGAGATCATCCGTTTCGCCATCTCGCATTACCGCGGGCAGATGTCCGAGGTCGCCCGCCGCCTCAAGATCGGCCGCTCCACCCTCTATCGCAAACTCGACGAAGCCGGCGTGCAGGGCCATGGCGGGAAAAGCGGCGAGGAGACGCACTGA